TAACTGGTCAGGAAAGGCACTGGCTAGGTTCCAATGCTCGCCGTAGACGGTAAAGTAGACAGCTAAGGGCAGCTAGCGGACATCTCAAGTGTCGTTCTAATTCTCAGGATGTGGTCAAATAAGACAGCTTCGTGAATGCAGCATCGAAGTAAAAAACGATGCACGCTGCTTTGCTCTCTAAACAAGATGGCAGCTCATCGGCAAGTTTGGAAACTCGACGGAAAGATTGCCTGCAGACAAGAAAGCATAGTCACGCTTTCCTTTGCGCCTTAAGTGAGCTATATACGCTGCGTTTTTCATAGGTTCGCCCACGCAAAGAGTTAAAATGCCACGTTTGTATGTCCTTTCCTATGCTTTTTTCTATAGTCACCTCGAGGTGTCATCAATTCACAGAGATGTGTTCCAGATGGTTACAGACGCGTTCCATTGCACTTGGGCTCGAAGCTGTCCTcttagctgtctacgtagactGTCTATGATGCTGGCCAAAATCGGAACCGCATCCATTATGTTCCAGAAATCCGTCCCTGTGTCCAGCTGGCACGCCGCGGCAGGACTGTACTCAAATATGATACAAAGGAACAAAATTCACGCTCTCCAAGTCTGACCCGGCGGCTGCACCACTTTTACAGCGTTGATGATGGTCAGAAATGCTTCCCAGCTGTGAGCCTATCGTCCTAGCGCACGAGCGTCTGCGAAAGCAATTAGCATACTGATAGAGCCAAGTTATCAAACATCCTATCGCTAGCTATAGATGCATAGCTATTATTTTGCTGTGTGAGTCCGAGTGCCACATGCATGTAGAAGGTATCGATGCAGTCGGGACCTAGGAGAAATTCAAAATGTCACATTTATGAGCGAAATACTCCATTAAGAGAGCAGAATTCGTTCGACGAGTGTTTGAGAGTAGCAATTCTGTGGCGCATGAGCAGGAAGCCGGGAGAGTTTTAGTTTCAAtgcttttattctttatttttggaCGTTGAACAATTAAAGAGCCACACTTGTAAGAAATAAAAATGGAGCGTCTTAATTAGCTGCATTTATTGAATCTGTTCTAATGTATCCTGTTGAGACATTAGaggtacacccgccgtggttgcttagtggctgtggtgttggtctgctaagcacgaggtcgcgcggtcgactcccggccatggcggcggcttttcgatgggggcgaaatgcaaaaacacccgagTACTTACATTTAGTTCCACGTTAAAGAAtccaaggtggtcaaaatgttcggagttcctcactacggcgtgccccaaaatcggatcgtgattttggcacgtaaaaccccaaaatttagttTATTTTAAACTTTTGCCGTTGGTATAACGTTTAATGTATAAAGAATGCTTTTTCATATAATATATAAATACACCTATATAAGGTTTTGCATTTGGTAAATAATGCCTACAAACGAATTAATTGGCAACAGCAGAATAATTTCTCGACGCTTCTTCAGGTTGCTGCTACAGCTATAGCGTTGGTTTCATCCGCATGTATAGAATGCCTTAATTTAAAAATTGAACATTCATCATAACTGGGACACCCAGTTTACACTTCCGCATCGAAAAGAGGGAGTGATGTTCGCGTGGTATTTTTCACATTCACGGCACGTGAAAGTCACTGGACGCGACGCGCAAAATGAAAGTGATTCTATGGCAGACGATGCTTCAGCGTTCACCCCCGTCCTCATACCATACCGTCATCGCCCGCTCAGGCGTCGTCATTTCAAAGTCGTCGTGCCACCGTCTTCATACCATCCTCCCAACTCCTTGCTCGCATTTGCGTCGTCTATATACATTTCATAAATGTTTCGCATGACATAAATAGTCATCGAGGAGACCTTGTGCCTTACTATTTTTTTAATACCCATAATTACCTGAACACTTCAAACTGTCCGTACACTTCAGCCCATAATGTGACCCCAATTTCTTGGAAATACGAATTACCTGCCACCTTTGCTCCACTCAGGCAAGCGGATAACGTTTTGAAACGTTTCGTATAACGCTTCCAAGCGGCCCGAAAACTAGGGTCTAGCCATTTTTATTTAAACTCTGATGGGCGCACATCAGAGTTTGCCTGTGTATTGCCCCTATAATTCACCACACTTTGTCAAACCATAAGCATCATCGTGTGTTGTGtagttttctttccttctttttttaaggaAACCATGATAACTGACGTATGACGCTTTCGAGCGCTTTAATAGTCGCATTAccaagcagcttcgctgtaagatttcagattctttaataaagttccttcttcttcttcttcttcttcttcttcttcttcttcttcttcttcttcttcttcttcttcttcttcttcttcttcttcttcttcttcttcttcttcttcctcttcttcttcctcttcttctacttcttcttcgtAATCAACAGCACGTTCAAGTCACGGGCCGCAAGCTAGGCGCCGAAGAAGAAGAACGACACCATGGCGGACGGTGCTCATCCACGACCGGCAACTGCGCCTTTTCGCGTCTCCTGTGCTCCCGCAGCAACCAGTCCCATCAACGCTACGCCTCTGAAAAACGCCAGCAAACGCGCGTTCTTCGCCGGGTGGGCCGGTGCAGCGTCTGCGGCCACAATCGTGGCGATCGTGTCCTTCAGTGTCTACGCAACTGTGAGAAAGAGAAGGAGCAAGCAGCCTTCCTACACAGACACACACTCGTTCTGCTGCCCCGACGAGGTCGGGAAAATAGCCAGGTACCTCAACACGAGCGTAGGCCCGTGCGACGACTTCTTCGCGTACGTCTGCTCAAGTTCGATCGAGCTCGGCCGCTACAAACACACCAGCCTTGACTTTAGACTCGACAGCGCCACGATAACACGCGTGATGCCGCCCAACGTAACAATGCTCAAGGCAGGAAGCTTCCTCTACTCATCCTACGAGACGTGCGTGAAGACCACCTCCCAGCGCGAGTCGTTCGCCACCTCACTTGCGAGTGCCTTGTTGCAGGAAGCGGGAGGCCTCCTGAAGAAAGTGGACTCTCGAAGCGCGATGGTATTCAACGTGGCGGCGTCTCTCACGTATTCTCTTACTTCAGGCATCGATATGTTTTACCAAGGAACTGGGAGCGTCCTTATGGCGATCGACCTTGTTTGTAATCCCGACACCGTCTCTCTGGACTGTCTGAATGCTACAGTGGACGCGCTCAAGTATACTACGAATTCGACAGCGACAACAATGGGTACCGCCAAGTTGGCTGCAACGCTCTGGGAACAAGGAGTCTCCGGACACTGTCTCACGCGCAATTCTTTCAGATATTCAACAGCTACCACCACTGCCCGGACCAGAAGTGGCTGCAAGCGTACTTCGAGACCAGCGTGCCCTTAATGTAAGTTCAGGATTTTGCGCAGACATTCAGTTGCGCCACGAATGCTTCAATGACAAAACCTCGTCAGTGTCTTGACCTCGGCCAGCACCCCACTTGAAGTCATCTCTGCGGTCCGTGTTGGTTTTCActctgttttttttatatataatgtGATACTCGACTTCATGATGTAAAAGTGCTTGTGATTAAGGGATCTGAAACCtccttttttgtgcgtgtgtctgtgtgtgcttgGAGTCGTTAGAACGGAGTTTTATGGTTTGATATAAGAGATTTTCATAGCTATTGGGCGATGACTTTTGTGATCTCTGCACTATTGGGATCGCTGCTAACTTATGCTGTGCCTGAATATTGTTATGCTTTGCCGCCTCCATTTTTCAGGACACAACTGGTGCTCTCGTGAGCGACTACTCTTAGTTTTCTCGGCTTACCGTTCCCCTGTGAAACGCTGATTAAATTATCGATAATGTAGAACTGTCTAACTTGTTTCTTTGCGACAGATGTCCTGTTTTATCGTGCCTACATGTTCTTTCATATCAGTTTCTTTAACTGTATTGCGTGTCACAAGGCTTCGCTGCCGCCGCTTC
This Dermacentor albipictus isolate Rhodes 1998 colony chromosome 1, USDA_Dalb.pri_finalv2, whole genome shotgun sequence DNA region includes the following protein-coding sequences:
- the LOC135913586 gene encoding uncharacterized protein codes for the protein MADGAHPRPATAPFRVSCAPAATSPINATPLKNASKRAFFAGWAGAASAATIVAIVSFSVYATVRKRRSKQPSYTDTHSFCCPDEVGKIARYLNTSVGPCDDFFAYVCSSSIELGRYKHTSLDFRLDSATITRVMPPNVTMLKAGSFLYSSYETCVKTTSQRESFATSLASALLQEAGGLLKKVDSRSAMVFNVAASLTYSLTSGIDMFYQGTGSVLMAIDLVCNPDTVSLDCLNATVDALKYTTNSTATTMGTAKLAATLWEQGVSGHCLTRNSFRYSTATTTARTRSGCKRTSRPACP